Proteins encoded together in one Vitis vinifera cultivar Pinot Noir 40024 chromosome 4, ASM3070453v1 window:
- the LOC100241946 gene encoding ankyrin repeat domain-containing protein, chloroplastic isoform X2: MLPQTLLNPQNPKIFSLLSSSSLSLHTPRRLYSFQTLTFFRKSSSLALATPSSSFQSPYQQEEGLVEEEEVPIGDCLVFEEGVFEDPYLQDNFDFNAPNPKHKKPNLEIEPENLVPEKWKEVQEQINITKKERRKIAQQLEYGSRVEKRKQGLVPISQEDYSSYRETKLAQLKPLVLDKPTSFPVKEEAAGAAPVEGNPNEPTSSRVVPRNPRRAVYGGTLEDISEFFNSGTYQPGGNAATQGPRKLFTKEEKLLLNKRIPDLVAATSGKWLPLHTLAASGEFYLMDAFLKHNVDINAVDKDGLTALHKAIIGKKQAITNYLLRESANPFVRDKEGATLMHYAVQTASSHAIKILLLYNVDINLQDNDGWTPLHLAVQTRRTDLVRLLLIKGADRTLKNQDGLSPLELCLYSGQDTRTYELIKLLKQLPQQRSPSPYIACLTVK; the protein is encoded by the exons ATGCTACCCCAAACTCTTCTGAACCCCCAAAACCCCAAaatcttctctcttctctcctcctcttcCCTTTCTCTTCACACTCCTCGTAGGCTTTACTCATTCCAAACCCTAACTTTCTTTAGAAAATCTTCCTCTCTCGCCCTTGCTACTCCCTCGTCCTCCTTTCAATCCCCTTACCAACAAGAGGAAGGCTtagtggaagaagaagaagtccCAATTGGCGACTGCTTGGTGTTCGAAGAAGGCGTATTTGAAGACCCGTACCTTCAAGATAACTTCGATTTCAATGCCCCAAATCCTAAACACAAGAAAcctaatttagaaattgaacCTGAGAACttggttcccgaaaaatggAAGGAGGTTCAGGAACAAATCAATATTACAAAGAAAGAGAGACGCAAGATTGCTCAGCAATTGGAGTATGGTAGTCGCGTCGAGAAGAGGAAGCAGGGTTTAGTACCTATAAGTCAGGAGGATTACTCATCGTATAGAGAGACTAAGTTGGCCCAGTTGAAGCCCCTTGTTCTTGATAAACCCACAAGTTTTCCTGTGAAAGAGGAGGCGGCGGGGGCGGCGCCTGTGGAGGGGAACCCCAATGAACCTACTAGTAGTCGAGTGGTGCCAAGGAACCCTCGGCGAGCAGTTTATGGCGGCACTTTGGAGGATATTTCCGAGTTCTTTAACAGTGGAACCTATCAACCAGGTGGTAATGCTGCAACTCAAG GACCCCGTAAATTGTTCACAAAGGAGGAAAAACTTCTGCTGAATAAGCGGATACCTGATCTGGTAGCTGCTACCTCT GGCAAATGGCTCCCTCTGCACACTCTTGCTGCATCAGGGGAATTTTACCTCATGGATGCTTTCTTGAAACACAACGTTGATATCAATGCTGTGGACAAG GATGGTTTAACTGCACTGCACAAGGCAATTATTGGCAAAAAGCAGGCCATTACAAACTATCTTTTGAGAGAATCTGCAAATCCTTTTGTTCGTGATAAA GAGGGCGCTACATTAATGCATTATGCTGTCCAAACAGCATCAAGTCATGCAATTAAGATTCTTCTGTTGTATAACGTTGATATAAACCTGCAGGATAAT GATGGGTGGACACCGCTACATCTTGCTGTTCAAACCCGAAGAACGGATTTAGTGAGGCTTTTATTGATTAAAGGAGCTGATAGGACATTAAAGAACCAG GATGGCTTGTCACCACTTGAACTTTGCCTGTATTCTGGCCAAGACACAAGGACTTACGAACTCATTAAACTGTTGAAGCAGCTTCCTCAGCAACGCTCTCCAAGCCCCTACATTGCCTGCCTGACTGTTAAATAA
- the LOC100259049 gene encoding ammonium transporter 2 member 3: MSWPQLEGPLPSGLLPDEGSPEWMNKGDNAWELTAAALVAIQSVPGLVILYGSMVKKKWAVNSSFMALYAFAVVLICWVLWAHEMSFGERMCPILGKPNFALGQKYLLERAKNWYIPTATYVFYQFAFAAITVILLGGSVLGRMNFYAWMSFVPLWLTFSYTIGAFNIWGSGLLQNRIIDFSGGYVIHLSSGVAGFTAAYWVGPRLSHDRQHFPPNNIIHMLGGAGFLWVGWTGFNGGSPFAANEITSLAILNTHICTATSLFVWLSMDMLVYKKSSAIGAVQGMITGLVCITPAAGIVEPWAAGLMGAMSGSIPWYTMMVLHRKSAFFQKVDDTLGAFHTHAVAGTLGGLLSGILAKPSLLKLYYTETPYGPGLFYGLIQGRLMDSLKQMGFQILGAVFVASWNVVVTSLICIFLSRFLNLRMDERDLEIGDDAAHGEEAYALWGDGERRPTHPHRRLTIPSMCRHC; this comes from the exons ATGAGTTGGCCGCAACTTGAGGGGCCTCTTCCTTCGGGACTTCTGCCGGATGAGGGGTCTCCGGAATGGATGAACAAAGGGGACAATGCATGGGAGCTGACAGCAGCAGCTTTGGTGGCCATACAGAGCGTTCCTGGGCTTGTAATCTTGTATGGTAGCATGGTGAAGAAGAAATGGGCAGTGAATTCTTCCTTCATGGCCCTTTACGCCTTTGCGGTGGTGCTCATATGTTGGGTGCTCTGGGCCCATGAGATGTCCTTCGGGGAAAGGATGTGTCCTATCCTGGGAAAGCCCAACTTTGCATTGGGCCAGAAGTATCTGCTGGAGAGGGCAAAAAATTGGTACATCCCGACCGCCACTTACGTGTTCTATCAATTTGCATTTGCTGCCATCACTGTCATATTGCTTGGTGGGTCGGTGCTTGGGCGGATGAATTTCTATGCTTGGATGTCCTTTGTTCCTCTGTGGCTCACCTTTTCTTACACCATTGGAGCCTTTAACATTTGGGGCAGTGGGCTTCTTCAAAACCGTATCATAGATTTCTCGGGTGGTTATGTCATTCATCTTTCGTCCGGGGTGGCTGGTTTCACAGCGGCTTATTGg GTAGGACCAAGGCTTTCACATGACAGGCAACACTTTCCACCAAACAACATAATTCACATGTTGGGAGGAGCAGGGTTCCTATGGGTGGGTTGGACAGGTTTCAACGGCGGGTCTCCATTTGCAGCGAATGAGATCACTTCACTAGCTATTCTCAACACCCATATCTGCACAGCCACCAGCCTCTTCGTGTGGCTGTCAATGGACATGTTGGTTTATAAGAAAAGCTCTGCCATTGGGGCTGTGCAGGGGATGATCACTGGTCTCGTCTGCATCACTCCTGCTGCAG GGATAGTGGAACCATGGGCAGCAGGGTTGATGGGAGCAATGTCTGGTTCAATACCCTGGTACACCATGATGGTTTTGCACAGGAAATCAGCTTTCTTCCAGAAGGTTGATGACACCTTGGGTGCCTTCCACACACACGCAGTGGCTGGCACTTTGGGAGGACTCCTCTCTGGAATATTGGCCAAACCCAGCCTTTTGAAGCTATACTACACGGAGACACCGTATGGACCAGGCTTATTTTATGGTCTAATTCAGGGTAGATTAATGGACAGTCTAAAACAAATGGGCTTCCAGATTCTAGGAGCTGTTTTTGTGGCTTCATGGAATGTGGTTGTGACAAGCTTGATCTGTATATTCTTAAGCCGCTTTCTTAATCTCAGAATGGACGAAAGAGACCTTGAGATAGGTGATGATGCAGCGCATGGAGAGGAAGCGTATGCCCTATGGGGAGACGGAGAGAGGAGGCCAACACACCCACATCGTCGCCTCACAATTCCTTCCATGTGCCGTCATTGTTAA
- the LOC100241946 gene encoding ankyrin repeat domain-containing protein, chloroplastic isoform X1 → MKPCLICVQEGGVAMLPQTLLNPQNPKIFSLLSSSSLSLHTPRRLYSFQTLTFFRKSSSLALATPSSSFQSPYQQEEGLVEEEEVPIGDCLVFEEGVFEDPYLQDNFDFNAPNPKHKKPNLEIEPENLVPEKWKEVQEQINITKKERRKIAQQLEYGSRVEKRKQGLVPISQEDYSSYRETKLAQLKPLVLDKPTSFPVKEEAAGAAPVEGNPNEPTSSRVVPRNPRRAVYGGTLEDISEFFNSGTYQPGGNAATQGPRKLFTKEEKLLLNKRIPDLVAATSGKWLPLHTLAASGEFYLMDAFLKHNVDINAVDKDGLTALHKAIIGKKQAITNYLLRESANPFVRDKEGATLMHYAVQTASSHAIKILLLYNVDINLQDNDGWTPLHLAVQTRRTDLVRLLLIKGADRTLKNQDGLSPLELCLYSGQDTRTYELIKLLKQLPQQRSPSPYIACLTVK, encoded by the exons ATGAAACCTTGTCTCATTTGTGTGCAGGAGGGAGGAGTCGCAATGCTACCCCAAACTCTTCTGAACCCCCAAAACCCCAAaatcttctctcttctctcctcctcttcCCTTTCTCTTCACACTCCTCGTAGGCTTTACTCATTCCAAACCCTAACTTTCTTTAGAAAATCTTCCTCTCTCGCCCTTGCTACTCCCTCGTCCTCCTTTCAATCCCCTTACCAACAAGAGGAAGGCTtagtggaagaagaagaagtccCAATTGGCGACTGCTTGGTGTTCGAAGAAGGCGTATTTGAAGACCCGTACCTTCAAGATAACTTCGATTTCAATGCCCCAAATCCTAAACACAAGAAAcctaatttagaaattgaacCTGAGAACttggttcccgaaaaatggAAGGAGGTTCAGGAACAAATCAATATTACAAAGAAAGAGAGACGCAAGATTGCTCAGCAATTGGAGTATGGTAGTCGCGTCGAGAAGAGGAAGCAGGGTTTAGTACCTATAAGTCAGGAGGATTACTCATCGTATAGAGAGACTAAGTTGGCCCAGTTGAAGCCCCTTGTTCTTGATAAACCCACAAGTTTTCCTGTGAAAGAGGAGGCGGCGGGGGCGGCGCCTGTGGAGGGGAACCCCAATGAACCTACTAGTAGTCGAGTGGTGCCAAGGAACCCTCGGCGAGCAGTTTATGGCGGCACTTTGGAGGATATTTCCGAGTTCTTTAACAGTGGAACCTATCAACCAGGTGGTAATGCTGCAACTCAAG GACCCCGTAAATTGTTCACAAAGGAGGAAAAACTTCTGCTGAATAAGCGGATACCTGATCTGGTAGCTGCTACCTCT GGCAAATGGCTCCCTCTGCACACTCTTGCTGCATCAGGGGAATTTTACCTCATGGATGCTTTCTTGAAACACAACGTTGATATCAATGCTGTGGACAAG GATGGTTTAACTGCACTGCACAAGGCAATTATTGGCAAAAAGCAGGCCATTACAAACTATCTTTTGAGAGAATCTGCAAATCCTTTTGTTCGTGATAAA GAGGGCGCTACATTAATGCATTATGCTGTCCAAACAGCATCAAGTCATGCAATTAAGATTCTTCTGTTGTATAACGTTGATATAAACCTGCAGGATAAT GATGGGTGGACACCGCTACATCTTGCTGTTCAAACCCGAAGAACGGATTTAGTGAGGCTTTTATTGATTAAAGGAGCTGATAGGACATTAAAGAACCAG GATGGCTTGTCACCACTTGAACTTTGCCTGTATTCTGGCCAAGACACAAGGACTTACGAACTCATTAAACTGTTGAAGCAGCTTCCTCAGCAACGCTCTCCAAGCCCCTACATTGCCTGCCTGACTGTTAAATAA
- the LOC100241946 gene encoding ankyrin repeat domain-containing protein, chloroplastic isoform X3, giving the protein MKPCLICVQEGGVAMLPQTLLNPQNPKIFSLLSSSSLSLHTPRRLYSFQTLTFFRKSSSLALATPSSSFQSPYQQEEGLVEEEEVPIGDCLVFEEGVFEDPYLQDNFDFNAPNPKHKKPNLEIEPENLVPEKWKEVQEQINITKKERRKIAQQLEYGSRVEKRKQGLVPISQEDYSSYRETKLAQLKPLVLDKPTSFPVKEEAAGAAPVEGNPNEPTSSRVVPRNPRRAVYGGTLEDISEFFNSGTYQPGGNAATQGPRKLFTKEEKLLLNKRIPDLVAATSGKWLPLHTLAASGEFYLMDAFLKHNVDINAVDKDGLTALHKAIIGKKQAITNYLLRESANPFVRDKDGWTPLHLAVQTRRTDLVRLLLIKGADRTLKNQDGLSPLELCLYSGQDTRTYELIKLLKQLPQQRSPSPYIACLTVK; this is encoded by the exons ATGAAACCTTGTCTCATTTGTGTGCAGGAGGGAGGAGTCGCAATGCTACCCCAAACTCTTCTGAACCCCCAAAACCCCAAaatcttctctcttctctcctcctcttcCCTTTCTCTTCACACTCCTCGTAGGCTTTACTCATTCCAAACCCTAACTTTCTTTAGAAAATCTTCCTCTCTCGCCCTTGCTACTCCCTCGTCCTCCTTTCAATCCCCTTACCAACAAGAGGAAGGCTtagtggaagaagaagaagtccCAATTGGCGACTGCTTGGTGTTCGAAGAAGGCGTATTTGAAGACCCGTACCTTCAAGATAACTTCGATTTCAATGCCCCAAATCCTAAACACAAGAAAcctaatttagaaattgaacCTGAGAACttggttcccgaaaaatggAAGGAGGTTCAGGAACAAATCAATATTACAAAGAAAGAGAGACGCAAGATTGCTCAGCAATTGGAGTATGGTAGTCGCGTCGAGAAGAGGAAGCAGGGTTTAGTACCTATAAGTCAGGAGGATTACTCATCGTATAGAGAGACTAAGTTGGCCCAGTTGAAGCCCCTTGTTCTTGATAAACCCACAAGTTTTCCTGTGAAAGAGGAGGCGGCGGGGGCGGCGCCTGTGGAGGGGAACCCCAATGAACCTACTAGTAGTCGAGTGGTGCCAAGGAACCCTCGGCGAGCAGTTTATGGCGGCACTTTGGAGGATATTTCCGAGTTCTTTAACAGTGGAACCTATCAACCAGGTGGTAATGCTGCAACTCAAG GACCCCGTAAATTGTTCACAAAGGAGGAAAAACTTCTGCTGAATAAGCGGATACCTGATCTGGTAGCTGCTACCTCT GGCAAATGGCTCCCTCTGCACACTCTTGCTGCATCAGGGGAATTTTACCTCATGGATGCTTTCTTGAAACACAACGTTGATATCAATGCTGTGGACAAG GATGGTTTAACTGCACTGCACAAGGCAATTATTGGCAAAAAGCAGGCCATTACAAACTATCTTTTGAGAGAATCTGCAAATCCTTTTGTTCGTGATAAA GATGGGTGGACACCGCTACATCTTGCTGTTCAAACCCGAAGAACGGATTTAGTGAGGCTTTTATTGATTAAAGGAGCTGATAGGACATTAAAGAACCAG GATGGCTTGTCACCACTTGAACTTTGCCTGTATTCTGGCCAAGACACAAGGACTTACGAACTCATTAAACTGTTGAAGCAGCTTCCTCAGCAACGCTCTCCAAGCCCCTACATTGCCTGCCTGACTGTTAAATAA
- the LOC100855204 gene encoding bifunctional nuclease 2, which yields MLRAHLCLPTVSGAGLVAQQFDGSRLVSNSLVSFSSRFSFQLGFRGRHSRGSKSVIISCRASRGSSGDRSANGEDRDQDYLEAFVLISETISHHQMRKQGFLEGNKWQSWGQLHPFSAQTKDLRADVSSIGQGFLRRFQSPTIFLKLSCDGDFLLPIIVGEFSVEKLIDTLREDAIVDCPNQFQFVRDLVGKLGYKVNMVKITERIVNTYFARIYFSKPGENNIQSVDARPSDAINVAKLCKVPIYVNKQIILTDAIRIVYGMGRARDTKSVYDVVLDSAADGPDLLAEELDLVRNMSLAIKEERYNDAALWRDKLMKLRESRHEL from the exons ATGCTCCGAGCTCATTTATGCCTGCCTACAGTCTCCGGTGCTGGACTTGTCGCGCAGCAATTCGACGGCAGCCGTTTGGTCTCCAATTCGCTGGTTTCATTCTCCTCGCGGTTCTCATTCCAATTAGGTTTCAGAGGCAGACACAGTCGCGGATCCAAATCCGTCATCATTTCTTGTAGAGCTTCTCGCGGAAGCTCCGGTGACAGATCGGCCAATGGCGAAGATCGCGATCAAGATTATCTCGAAGCCTTCGTTCTCATTTCAG AAACTATCAGCCACCACCAGATGCGTAAACAAGGATTTCTGGAAGGGAATAAATGGCAATCTTGGGGCCAACTGCATCCTTTTTCTGCTCAAACAAAGGATTTAAGAGCTGATGTCAGTTCAATTGGACAAGGATTTCTTCGTCGTTTTCAGAGTCCCACAATTTTTCTTAAGCTTTCTTGTGATGGAGACTTCTTACTACCAATTATTGTAG GGGAGTTTTCTGTTGAAAAACTTATTGATACCTTACGGGAGGATGCAATTGTG GATTGCCCTAATCAGTTTCAGTTTGTGAGAGATCTTGTGGGGAAACTTGGCTACAAA GTAAACATGGTGAAGATCACAGAAAGAATCGTTAATACTTACTTTGCCAGAATATATTTTAGTAAG CCAGGGGAGAATAATATTCAAAGTGTTGATGCACGTCCTTCAGATGCCATAAATGTAGCAAAACTATGCAAG GTGCCAATATATGTAAATAAACAGATTATCTTGACAGATGCCATTAGAATTGTTTATGGGATGGGAAGAGCTCGTGATACAAAATCTGTTTATGATGTTGTCTTAGACAG TGCTGCTGACGGTCCAGATTTACTTGCTGAGGAACTTGATCTGGTGAGGAATATGAGTTTAGCTATTAAGGAGGAAAGGTACAATGATGCAG CTTTGTGGAGAGACAAACTCATGAAGCTGCGGGAGTCAAGACATGAGCTATAG
- the LOC132253595 gene encoding ammonium transporter 2 member 3-like, with product MSWPQLEGPLPSGLRPDEGSPEWMNKGDNAWELTAAALVAIQSVPGLVILYGSMVKKKWAVNSSFMALYAFAVVLICWVLWAHEMSFGEKMCPILGKPNFALGQKYLLKRAKIWYIPTATYVFYQFAFAAITVILLGGSVLGRMNFYAWMSFVPLWLTFSYTIGAFNIWGSGLLQNRIIDFSGGYVIHLSSGVAGFTAAYWVGPRLSHDRQHFPPNNIIHMLGGAGFLWVGWTGFNGGSPFAANEITSLAILNTHICTATSLFVWLSMDMLVYKKSSAIGAVQGMITGLVCITPAAGIVEPWAAGLMGAMSGSIPWYTMMVLHRKSAFFQKVDDTLGAFHTHAVAGTLGGLLSGILAKPSLLKLYYTETTYGPGLFYGLIQGRLMDSLKQMGFQILGVVFVAAWNVVVTSLICIFLSRFLNLRMTKKRLLNGYEKWLMTTQRDDCTHADDMKKDSRITP from the exons ATGAGTTGGCCGCAACTTGAGGGGCCTCTTCCTTCGGGACTTCGGCCGGATGAGGGGTCTCCGGAATGGATGAACAAAGGGGACAATGCATGGGAGCTGACAGCAGCAGCTTTGGTGGCCATACAGAGCGTTCCTGGGCTTGTAATCTTGTATGGTAGCATGGTGAAGAAGAAATGGGCAGTGAATTCTTCCTTCATGGCCCTTTACGCCTTTGCGGTGGTGCTCATATGTTGGGTGCTTTGGGCCCATGAGATGTCCTTCGGGGAAAAGATGTGTCCTATCCTGGGAAAGCCCAACTTTGCATTGGGCCAGAAGTATCTGCTGAAGAGGgcaaaaatttggtacatcccgACCGCCACTTACGTGTTCTATCAATTTGCATTTGCTGCCATCACTGTCATATTGCTTGGTGGGTCGGTGCTTGGGCGGATGAATTTCTATGCTTGGATGTCCTTTGTTCCTCTGTGGCTCACCTTTTCTTACACCATTGGAGCCTTTAACATTTGGGGCAGTGGGCTTCTTCAAAACCGTATCATAGATTTCTCGGGTGGTTATGTCATTCATCTTTCGTCCGGGGTGGCTGGTTTCACAGCGGCTTATTGg GTAGGACCAAGGCTTTCACATGACAGGCAACACTTTCCACCAAACAACATAATTCACATGTTGGGAGGAGCAGGCTTCCTATGGGTGGGTTGGACAGGTTTCAACGGCGGGTCTCCATTTGCAGCGAATGAGATCACTTCACTAGCTATTCTCAACACCCATATCTGCACAGCCACCAGCCTCTTCGTGTGGCTGTCAATGGACATGTTGGTTTATAAGAAAAGCTCTGCCATTGGGGCTGTGCAGGGGATGATCACTGGTCTCGTCTGCATCACTCCTGCTGCAG GGATAGTGGAACCATGGGCAGCAGGGTTGATGGGAGCAATGTCTGGTTCAATACCCTGGTACACCATGATGGTTTTGCACAGGAAATCAGCTTTCTTCCAGAAGGTTGATGACACCTTGGGTGCCTTCCACACACACGCAGTGGCTGGCACTTTGGGAGGACTCCTCTCTGGAATATTAGCCAAACCCAGCCTTTTGAAGCTATACTACACGGAGACAACGTATGGACCAGGCTTATTTTATGGTCTAATTCAGGGTAGATTAATGGACAGTCTAAAACAAATGGGCTTCCAGATTCTAGGAGTTGTTTTTGTGGCTGCATGGAATGTGGTTGTGACAAGCTTGATCTGTATATTCTTAAGCCGCTTTCTTAATCTCAGAATGACAAAGAAACGGTTGCTTAATGGTTATGAGAAATGGCTTATGACAACACAAAGAGACGATTGCACGCACGCGGATGATATGAAGAAAGACTCAAGGATTACACCATAA
- the LOC100241946 gene encoding ankyrin repeat domain-containing protein, chloroplastic isoform X4 translates to MLPQTLLNPQNPKIFSLLSSSSLSLHTPRRLYSFQTLTFFRKSSSLALATPSSSFQSPYQQEEGLVEEEEVPIGDCLVFEEGVFEDPYLQDNFDFNAPNPKHKKPNLEIEPENLVPEKWKEVQEQINITKKERRKIAQQLEYGSRVEKRKQGLVPISQEDYSSYRETKLAQLKPLVLDKPTSFPVKEEAAGAAPVEGNPNEPTSSRVVPRNPRRAVYGGTLEDISEFFNSGTYQPGGNAATQGPRKLFTKEEKLLLNKRIPDLVAATSGKWLPLHTLAASGEFYLMDAFLKHNVDINAVDKDGLTALHKAIIGKKQAITNYLLRESANPFVRDKDGWTPLHLAVQTRRTDLVRLLLIKGADRTLKNQDGLSPLELCLYSGQDTRTYELIKLLKQLPQQRSPSPYIACLTVK, encoded by the exons ATGCTACCCCAAACTCTTCTGAACCCCCAAAACCCCAAaatcttctctcttctctcctcctcttcCCTTTCTCTTCACACTCCTCGTAGGCTTTACTCATTCCAAACCCTAACTTTCTTTAGAAAATCTTCCTCTCTCGCCCTTGCTACTCCCTCGTCCTCCTTTCAATCCCCTTACCAACAAGAGGAAGGCTtagtggaagaagaagaagtccCAATTGGCGACTGCTTGGTGTTCGAAGAAGGCGTATTTGAAGACCCGTACCTTCAAGATAACTTCGATTTCAATGCCCCAAATCCTAAACACAAGAAAcctaatttagaaattgaacCTGAGAACttggttcccgaaaaatggAAGGAGGTTCAGGAACAAATCAATATTACAAAGAAAGAGAGACGCAAGATTGCTCAGCAATTGGAGTATGGTAGTCGCGTCGAGAAGAGGAAGCAGGGTTTAGTACCTATAAGTCAGGAGGATTACTCATCGTATAGAGAGACTAAGTTGGCCCAGTTGAAGCCCCTTGTTCTTGATAAACCCACAAGTTTTCCTGTGAAAGAGGAGGCGGCGGGGGCGGCGCCTGTGGAGGGGAACCCCAATGAACCTACTAGTAGTCGAGTGGTGCCAAGGAACCCTCGGCGAGCAGTTTATGGCGGCACTTTGGAGGATATTTCCGAGTTCTTTAACAGTGGAACCTATCAACCAGGTGGTAATGCTGCAACTCAAG GACCCCGTAAATTGTTCACAAAGGAGGAAAAACTTCTGCTGAATAAGCGGATACCTGATCTGGTAGCTGCTACCTCT GGCAAATGGCTCCCTCTGCACACTCTTGCTGCATCAGGGGAATTTTACCTCATGGATGCTTTCTTGAAACACAACGTTGATATCAATGCTGTGGACAAG GATGGTTTAACTGCACTGCACAAGGCAATTATTGGCAAAAAGCAGGCCATTACAAACTATCTTTTGAGAGAATCTGCAAATCCTTTTGTTCGTGATAAA GATGGGTGGACACCGCTACATCTTGCTGTTCAAACCCGAAGAACGGATTTAGTGAGGCTTTTATTGATTAAAGGAGCTGATAGGACATTAAAGAACCAG GATGGCTTGTCACCACTTGAACTTTGCCTGTATTCTGGCCAAGACACAAGGACTTACGAACTCATTAAACTGTTGAAGCAGCTTCCTCAGCAACGCTCTCCAAGCCCCTACATTGCCTGCCTGACTGTTAAATAA